The genomic stretch GAGTCCTTCTCAGGTGGCATCTCTGAGACGTGCATGATCTGTCTTCTTCCATCCACTGTAAGAACTCCTGCGTACGTGGGGCCCGCCAGATAATCTCCCATTTCAACATGCTTAACTTTAATCACGTCTATAAAATCCCCTTTGCCAGGTGAGGTGACTTATTCACAAGTTCCAGGGGTTAAAGTATGGACATCTTCGGGGGGACATTATTCTGACACCATTTTATAAtcatgaaaactgaggctcacagaggttaaatgacttgcccaaggtcatacagtaaATGGCCAGGCCTCAAACCCAGGCCTCTGCCACCCAGTCCACTGTTCTTGACATTACAGCATCTGCCATGACTGCAGCCTCTCCCAACCCAGTGTGCACAGCTGGGCAGACACCCACCCCTCCAGACTCAGGTTCCAACAGACACCCTCAGACAGACACAGAAATGCTGTCGGGAGTACAGAGCACCTTATCTTCTCTAGAGGGAATGGCCTCAGGGCCCCTGATTTGGTTGGGGAGGGACACTGAAAAGGTGACCAGGTTTCAGGCCTAGTGGCCACACTGAGAACCAAAGGGGGGATGGGGTTCAAGCATGACAGGTCCCTCGCACCCTAAACTCTGCCATCCACCCCCAAGTGTATGTACCCTGCCCATGTCCACATGTGCTTCAGGGCCCAGCAGGTTGTGGGAGAGCAAGTGCTGGGGGAGCTTTGGGCTTGGAGAGGCTTTCTCAGCCAAGGGTTCTCAAGGACCTGCCTGTAGCCGCTGGCTTCCCATCAAGCAAGAGGTGGCTTGAGACGCACAGCTGTAGGGCTAGAATAGTCCTCCTGGGACAGGGGGCCACTGTCTCTGCATTCCAGGGGCACAAAAATAAGGGATACCCAATCAAAATCCTCGGCAAAGCAGTGGAGTTACCAGAGAAACAGCTCCTCTCCGGGAACACTTTCTTGCTAGGGGACAGCCCCATGGCCTAACCTGTGCCCACAGCAACCTGAGCCAGCCGAGGACCAAGCAGCTTAGAGCGCTCTGTTCGGCTAGTGTCCACAGCAAAGCCTCTGAGAGTGAGGCAGGGAACAGGAGTGACCCCACTGTTTGGGAGGAGATGGCTATGAGGCCCCTTGCCCCAGAGACAGGGGAGCTGTTGAGGTACCTGCAGGTGACAGGTGGATCTCGGCACCACAGCCTGGCAGGCAGCAGCCCTGGGCAGAAGTGAAGTTGCCATAGTACCCAGGACACCACACAGAAAGGCCTGGAAGGACTAGACAAAGCGAGGGAGAGCAGGGTCTGCTTTCAGCTTCTGTCTATGTAAATCAGGAAACGAGCCCTGCAGAAGAGGGGCTGGGGAGATGTGTGTTCTGTCACCCAGGGCCTAAAGTCAACCACGTCCCAGAGCCCCTCAGCTCTCTCCTGGCAGCTTTGTCTACCATGTGGGCCCCAGGAGGCCTGGAAGCCTCCCCCACAGGGGACACTGAACCTGCGTCTGTTCAGAAATCACCCATGTCACCACagcaaagaatgaaaaggagagcTAGGCTGAGGTGTCCTCCAGGGCTGGCGCCAGCAGGTTGGAATGTTCCTTTCAGACACGGGCTGTCAGGATTCCAGCTCAGTGTGGAGCGCTTCACACGCATCACCCCAGCTAAGGaggccccactcccaccccccagggACAATCACTGAGGAAGGGCCCTAAGCATGGAGGAGCAGCCAATTCCCCAGGCcaaggagaggggacagggaaggaTGCAAGGAGGACGAGGAAGCCTGTCGGTCCATAAGCATTTATAGTTATACTGCTAAAAGGGGCCCTGGAGGTGACATAAAAGAGCAAGACACTGTAAAGTGTCCCACCCTTCAACTAGGAAGGGCAACAACACCTGAGAAATGGTGGAGCCCACCAACTGAGGACAGGGAAGGCTGGCCCCATAGAGAAGGGCTTCCAGCAGCagagctgggccccagcaggagACACAGACACACTTGCACAGCCTTGAGCTTGGCACAACCAAGAGTGCTGGAGGGGATGAGCAAGAAAGTCTGCCCAGTCATAACACGTGTAGTTTTCCCAAGAAgccagaaaacattttaacacaCAAAAGCACACAAAGGAGTCACCACTCCCAGGCAGCGAGGAGAATGGCTGAGCACCGAGGACCTACCACAGGGCAATCAGCCAGCAGGGACACCCACCTCttctccacacccccacccaACACCATCTTTAGCTCAAATACGGAGGCAGGAGCCCAGGTCAAAGCCACGAGGCGTTTCTGAAGCAAtgtttaaatagactttattgtTACCAAGGGGCCCTACCGAACAGGGCTTTATAAATGATTTATGTGGTCCCAGGCTGTCACAATGGAGAAATCAAGAGGTCATGAATGCAGAAGAGCTCTCTGTAACTGAAGGCCATGGTCCGGGGGAGGCTGGCCAGGAATGCAGCAGACATGATCAGGATAGGCGGGGGTTGGTCAGGTCCCAGGGTGAGGGAGAGGACAGCCCCCTTCACTCCCGCTTCTTGTAGCTCTCCAGATGAGACAGGACCCAGCCCGACGGCACAAGGatacacaggaagcaggaggtgAGCCCAATGGCGATATCCTACACAGAGCACAAGAAAGAACGCCCCCGAATCAGGAATCCCCCAGGCTTTCTGGAGTCCCAGCACCCTTCTCAGGCAGCCGAAAGCCCCCCCTTAAGGAGTCAAGATTCAGCCTCCAGAAGAGGGCTGTAGCAGACCCAAGGCCTACACTAGGCCTTGAGGTAAAGGGTCAGATATGGAGGCGGGACCAGCCTGGGTGAGGATCTATGAAAAAAGCCAGCATCAGCTGATAAAGTGAAGTGACAGGAACAAGGATTTAAACCTGTTTAAAGCTGGTCTGTTGGGACCCAGGAACCTTGCAAGCAGACGGATAACGCTAAAAAAGGCCTTCCCTTTCTTGTCTTAAAAACCCCCTcccttcccatttccttttcagAACTGTTACTCAACCTCTGGAGCTAGGGATAAATGACTTTTTATATCCATTTCCATATTCCCTATAGCAGTTAAGATCAGCAAAACTTGGAGTCACACCTGAATTCAAATTCCTTCTTTGCCACTGAAGGTGTAACTTTTGACAAATCAATACACTGCGCCTAAATTTCAGTGTCCTCAGCCACGAGGTAGAAATGATGGCCCTTTCTTCGCAAGGTCCCTGGGAGGACTGAACGAGACCAGCACAGCACTCAGCATAGTGCTTTGCACACAGCAGGCATTCAGCAGACGCCAGCTGCAAACATTATCGCTATTATTTCCACAATCGCAGCCATCTCCCGGCTCTGCTCTAACTCCCGGTCCGCTAACCTGGATTCTGAAGACTTGCATCCAAGGCCGCGTTCTGCCACTGAGGCAACGTACGGGAAGTGCCAAAGGGGTGAAAGTTATCAGTAAGGGTTAAACCCGCCCACATTTCGGGGAACTACAAAGACCTGTTGGGGTCCTCTTGCCTCCCCTCCCCTAACAATTAATAGAGGTGGCCAACAGTCGTCAGGTGCTCCCAATGAACCGATGAGTAAACGGGGTCAGAGAGAGGTTAAAAAGCTTGCTCGAGGCTGCACAGCAAATAAGCGCCAGGACTGGGGCTGACGGTATTACCCGAGATCCTGGGGCTGACTGAACGACTGTAGCCCGAGCACTGTCCCCCCGTTAGCGCCCTCCAACACGCCCAAACCAGCACTTGCACGCCCCGCTACGCCGCGGGTGGCGAGGTGCAGAGCACTCTCGAGGCCTCCGACGTCCAGCGCGCCAGACCCGGCCGGCCCCGAACCTGCCGCGGACCCCACGGGCCGGCCCGCTCCTCACCAAGGTGCCGAGCTGCTCCCGCGGCGGCTTGGAATGGAGCTGGGAACGCGGCACCATGAGCCGCCGGGCCGGGCCAGTCAGGCCCCTCAGCAGCATCGGCGTCAGCACAGACATGACCGCACTGCGTGAACTGCAGACAACCGCCAGCAGGAGCCCAAGGTCGGGAAGTCAAAATGGCGGCCCCGGCCGGAAGTTCCGGAGCTAGGGAGGCCGGGAAAGGGCTGCCCGGCAACCTCCCGGAGATGACGCAGGAAcacacctccctcccacccttgtCAGTTTTTGGCGCGCTTCTCGAAACAGCCAATCGACGCCATCCTACTGCCGATAGGCGGGGCATGGAAGGGCGTCCCTTTCAGTTATGCCCCTCCTCCAAAGAGGCCTCTCTTCGTGAGTGACATCTGTGGCCACCCTATCACATAAGTCAGACACCTGGGCGGCACTCTTGATTCCTCCCTCCATTCATACAGTACTCAAAGCTCTCCTCACAAATCCCCCCTCTTCGCCAACCCTCCGTTATTTCTGAAGGAAACGCCTGACACTGACCTCGTAATTGAACTCTCTCATTTACTATTACCCTCTTTAATTCCAGTCTCCACACAGTGACAGCCaaccttcctcccttcctccctccattccttttttttaaaaaacgtaaatCTAACCAAGTCATACAGCTACTTATCTTGCGGTGATTCCCAATGCTTACTAGACCAAGTCCCAATTTCTGAATGTcactctccagcctcatctctaaATACTCCCTACCTTCCTCCCTGCTCACTggttctctccctccccaccctgccctgccccaagccttttgcttctttgtatctTGTGTTCTACCTAGAACACTTTTTCAACTCTTACCTAGCCTTCCTTTTTCACCATTCCAACTCCTAGTTACAGGCCTCCACTGACTGATACAGCTtactttattcaacaaatatttactagcccctgctgtgttccaggcactgttctggacCCCTGGTGAACAAGGGCCTCGCTTATCACAGCTCTGACATtacagagggaagagaaggacaATAAAAAAGCACTTAACGAGAAGCTGGTGAAAGTGCCATAATGTAATAGGGATGGCACTGTGTCAATTAGCCTTCACTGGCCACCCTAGTCCCTGTGCTGCCTCTGCACCCAGCAGCCCCTGTGACAGCACTACCCAGAGGGTCAGTGTCCATCCCTAAACTGTCTGTGTCTGGTTCACCACTGTCTCCAAAGGGCCTGGTACACATCAGACACTCGGATGTCTATGAATTGGAGGAGACTGACCGGTAGGTATAAGGCAAACAGGAAAGGGGTGAGGGGCCAGCCACTGAACCAGGTCTTACCTGTACAATCTCATTCCATTCTCACTACAGTGTCATGAGTGAGCTGcgattatttcaaattttttacaaatgaggaaatagccTGGAGAAGTGGGCGACCTGCTCAAGGTCATGCAGGTACAAGGCTGCCTGGGCAGGATTCCAGGGCGGGCCTGTCTGCTCCAGGCCCCGTGCTTTTAACCATCACACAAGCTGCTGTGGAGAGGGAGAGTTTCCAGAAGTTCCAGTTTTGATATTGTGGTCAATAGCATCAAAGGCTGCCGGAGGGggtggaggtgaggctgggtggCAAGAGACTGGGAAAACAGGAGCTTTAAAGGAGAAACCTCAGCCCCacggaggcagggagaggaggctCACAGAAAGGTGGCAATGGACACAAAGTGCTCCAAAGGGTGGGCTGTGCCCGAGCTTCCTCTAGAGGAAGGGGTTCCCAAGCTAGCTACATAGGGCTCTTCTTCACTCCTCCCCCACTTGTGGGTATTGCTAACGTTTAGCAGTctcagcccagccccacccccagctacCTGGCTCCCTGCCCTCACCCTACCCTGGACTCTGGCAAACAGCCCAGGACACATGCTTCTaaatccccccccacccccatcccaaggGGTACAGCCTAGGGTCACAGGGCTGGGTGGTCCCAGGCCTCAGCTGCCTGCCCCTGGAGGAAGGGGCAAGGACCTCGCTGCTGCCCTACTGGGCTTTGTCAGGCCTTTGTCCTATGGACAAAGTGATAACTAATGCCCAGATTAGAGCACAGCCAGGCAAGAGGCCCAGAGATACTTTGAAAAGGGATGAGCCTTTCTGTGGTTCTCTGGGTTACTCCCTAGGGAACCGCACAGTCATCTCGTTCCCCAGTGGCTGGAGGAAAATTAGGAGAAGTTTGTGGAGCAGGACATAGGTGCTCTGTTCCAGAGCTTTTCTCACAGCCCCTGTGACGTGGCTTCTCGAAGAACTCCCATcagagaggaggacagaggaTAGCAGAGGTTAAGTACCACGGCTGAGTTTACAACTGCCAGGGTAGGATTTGCACCTTGGTCTGCGGGATTAATTCTAACGTCTCTGCTCTTCCCCCCGCAGCCCTCCCACAAAGCAGGGACAGACCTTCAACAAGAGAGTAGAGAACTGTGGTGTTTTATACAACCAAATACTATAGAGCTGTGAAACAAACCAACCACAGCTACAGCAAGGATGGTTCCCACACACGGTGTCGAGTAGAAACGCCAGAGAAGAGCACACTGTGTGGTCCTATTTACATGAAGGGCAGCAGGCAGGACTAAgccctgggtgggaggggtgtCAGGTAGTGGGGAtcctgggggaagagggagggcatAGGGACTGGAAAAGGCATGATGGGGCTTCTGGTTGCTGGTTACACGAATGTGATCACTCTGTGATAATTCCATCACAAGTGGCTGGACATTCATGACTTGTGCACATTTCTGTATTCCCgttacatttccatttaaaaaaatgtttaaaacaccaGGAAAAAAAGCAGGGAAAACATGTGTGATGTGATCCTGTTTttctaaaacagagaaaagatatCTAGAGAAATAGATATGCACAGGTAAGTCTGGAAGGATGCACAAATTGTGAACAGTGGTGTTGTCTAGATGGTGGTGGGAaaatttttggtctttttctccTGCATTTTCTAAGATTGACCATTGGGCACTTCTCATGGCATTAGAATATACAAGCAAGAAGAGGGGCCTTGCTGGTCCAATGAGGGAGGTGTGCCCAATGAATAAGAGACTCCTTGGACGGGCTTCCACACCGCAGGGATCTCCTCTAACACCTTGGCAACTTTTGTGCTGTCTGCAAGGTTGGGGAGCCCATTCTCCCACCCCAGGACTGCCCACATTCAGATTGTTGGGAGTCTCTCCCTGCATCAGGGGAGGCCCAGAGGTCCCAGCCTGGGTCCTGGCTCTGACCCGCGGGCCTAAGCTGTCCCATCACTCCCTCTTCTCTGAGTGGGGCAGTAGGAACAGATCCCAAGCCTTGGGGATGGTAGGGGAGCTGGTTTTTATTGCTGAGACCAGCCTCACAACCCAGGCCCCCAGGCCCTGATGGTCATATATGGACCAGGGAGCTCCCAGGTGCCCCCAGAGCTGGCCCCCAGACCCACTCGTCCCATATGGGTGAGAGAAACCCTgggtgcccccaccccaggcctggtcCCTGTTCATTTAAGGCTCCAGCCCAGTAACCACTTTGTCCAAATATGGAGCTTATGAGTCTTAGGGAGGGTGCTGATCCCCAGCCCTGTGGGCTCAGCAGATAGAAATCCCTCAGCAGCTCTCCCCGCCACACCTTCTGGAATTTGCCACCTTCCGGAGCATCTGACACAGAGCTGGTACAAACCTGAGCTAGGGGTCTCTAGTTTCCCCAGCTGGCCTCGATTCTCCTCCTGGCATGTCAAGTAGGTGCCGGGCACTGAGCCCTGGGGCTGTCCAGGGGAAGAGTTGGAGGGCCCAGTATCCAGTATCCAAAGGAGAAGGGTTCAAGAAGGGGTGGTGCGAGGTAGTGGGGTGGCCACAGGCCCAACACTGACTTGCTGCATTACCTCCCTTTCCCTACCTGGGCCTTAgcttccccatctgcaaaatgggggcaTTTCTGCTAAGTCCAGCAAGAGAAAGGGGCAGGAGGGTCGGCCTCACTGGAAGAAAAGGACTGGTTTGGGAAACACCAGCACTGATCTGTATGTCCCTGACAAGGAACAAAGATGGCTCCCGGGTGGAGGTGGGACAGGGATGAGGCAGGAGTATGTACAGCTGTCCCCAGGTTCCAGACGTCCAGGGGGTGGGCCCTGAAGCAGCTGTCAGGCGGAGTGacatgggggaggagaggaggcagggtgCTGCTCTCCCCAGTGGGACACAgctgcctggctctgccccagGGGTCCTGCAGCCCACAGGAAAGGTGGGCTGCCATGGCACAGTGAGTCCGTGGGCTGGTGGTTAACCCCTTCCGGCCTGCAGCCCACAGCTAGAGGCCATGTGTGATGAGGACTAGATCACATCCGTCATGTGTGACAACTTGGGCTTGGCACAGGCCAGCTTCCAGCAGTGGGAAGGAGGGGCCACCCACACCTCACAGCTGATAGATTTCCGAGTGCCTGTGTGCTGCTACTACCCGCCCCCAACAGCCCCAGTGgtacagatgggtaaactgagacCCACAGAGAGGCGGGGCTGCTAGGCTGGACCACCTCCTAAGCACACCCAAGGCCTCCCATCTCTCCTGGGGGCATCGTGGTGGGCATGAGTCAGAAGAATTTACGTGGGTGACAAGGCTTCCGGTAAACGTGGTATCCTGACACTCAAGTACCAGGATGGAACACGGCATCATCATCAGCTGGGAGCACAGCGAGAGGCTGTGCCATCACAGCTTCTGCAACACACCATGTGTGGCCCCGGAGGAGCACGGACTGTGCTCATCAAGGCCCCGGTCAACTCCAAGGCCAAGCTCAAGACGACGACCCGGGACATGTTCAAGACCTTCACCTTTGCTGCCATGTAGGTGGCCATCCAAGCCTGTGCTGCTGCTGTACGCCTCAGGCTGTGCCATCGTGAGGACTGGGCCCCAGTCTCACCCCGACCCTGCTGTGACCCCACATCTAGGCCCCTCTGCCTTTTGGGTCCCCAGCATGGACTCACAATTCCAAACCCGAGGGTGACCCCCCCAATTCCTTTTCACTACCCCATCTAGATACCCAGTCTCACAACCAGGCCCCCAGAGAGGTCTAAGGGCCTGCACCTGAGAGCCAcattccctccccactccctgtaTCCAATATTCAGGACATAGGTTGCCCAGGAGTGCAGGCCACTTCCTTGCTCCCCTTCCCTGAAGCCCCTGTGGAACCCACTCCCCAGGCATCACGCTGGACTCGGGGATGGCAGCACTCACAATGTGCCCATCTGAGGGCTGTGTGCTGCCCCTCACCACCCTGCACCTGGACCTAGGGGGCTGGGACCTCACTGATGACCTCATGGAGATTCTCACTGAGCTGGGCTACTTCTTCATCACCActggtgaggggtggggtggatgAGCCACCCCTGGGGCCCACTCCCTGCAACAGTGCCCTCCTGTGCCAGGGCAGGACCACTCAGGACCAATAGGTGCCAGGATCTGCAAGACAACCTACAACTCCATCATCAAGTGTGGTGACATCCACGAAGACCTGTATGCCAGCCCCGTTCTGTCTGGGGCACCACTGTGTACCTGGGCACTGCAGACTGGATGAAGATCGCTGTGCTGGCCCCCAGCGCCAGGAAGATCAaggtggggaggggccaggggcCTCCTAACCGCTGGGGGCTGCGGGGTCACAGGGCTCCTCCTCAGGAAGCAGAAACCCAGTCTCTCAGCCTCTGTGAGGGAGGGGGGCAgcttggggagggaagggactgCAGGATCAGGCTGAGTTCCTTGGCTGGCTGCTGTGTCTTACTGAGCTCTCCCAAGCTTCAGGTCTCCTGTTAAATAGgttaaatcttggctctgccacttactgccaGGATCATGAACCAGTGACTTTACACTCTGGGACTCTCGATTTACCTTTATATTGAGAATACTTCCACTGTGATGGAATAGGGTTGTAAGGATTAATACCAGCATTCCACCGTGCCCAGCACACAGGAACACCGAGGGTGACTTGTCACGGGCATAGTGGAGGCTCACCCAATGCGTTTCCTTCCCTGTCACAGCCACAGAGCAACACATCTGCATCTGGCTGTTCAGTCTGCAAGGCTCCTCCAAAGCACCTTCCCATCTGCCCAGACCCTTGTCCTCCGGCAGTACAGGAATAGCCTCCTGCACTTGAAGAGGAAGCACAAGAACTTAGAGTAAACTTGCCCTTGTGTGAACGGACCACCTTCAAAGCCTGGCTGTAGAAACCCTCTGGCGCTCAGGTTCCCCCCACTGGGGAAACCAGCTCCGGCTCTGACCATTGGCACAGTAACCATGCCTCTTACTGCACCTGCTGGCTGAAGGTGTGGTGTTTCAGCAAATGCCACTTGAGCAAAGAAGCTTGAGCTGCAGCTGGAGGGAAGGGTGGAAGCAGGTCACTGTGGAGACCAGAGAGGCCATGGCCATTTAGGAAGGTGGAAGGTGCAGATGCAGACCCAGCCAGCAGCGACAAAGGAAGGGCCCCACCCGTCCCCACTCTGGCCGTTTAACTTGTAGCAAGGAGTTGGCCATCCCATGGAATTCCTGCCAGGGATTAAAACAGGCTTCAAGGAACAAGGAACTTGGGGGCAGAATTTTGTCACATGAGAAATCTGTTGTTTGGTTAGCCAGTGAAATGCGCTCTCCCTCCCCAAGGACTGGGCTGCTTTCCTTTGTGCCTCAAATATAGGACAGCTGCACAAACCATCTCCTGGGTGTGCCCCCACTCACAGGCCTGAGGCCACAACATGCTGGCACCCACTGGGCAGCTATTAACCCTGCTCTTCTTTCTCCAGCCAGAGCACAAATGCATATGGCTGGGGAGCTCCACCCTGGCCTCCTTCACCACCTTCCAACAGATATGCTCACCGCACAGGAGCACCACAGGAAGTACCTCTGCCCTAGCTCCCAGCCTACTTCCTGCCTCTCCTCCGGCTCACCCTGGGACAGGGCTGGCAGGAGTCCCGCCCTGGAGAGAAGGTGCATAGCTCCTTCTCACATTCCAGGGGTGGGACGGAGCCTCCCCAGCTCATAACTTTCCCACCTTGTTAGGACTGACGTGAGTTACCCTTCCTTTGAGCCTTTGTCTTTTGTGAATGGAGAGAAGAGGGGGTTGATATCTTTTTAAGAGAGAATATTCTGAGTAACCCAATaaagtaaaagggagaaaaaaaacactgaCATTCTCATCTATCTAACTCTCACACAAATACACTCAAATTTATGTTCAGACACAGATGTCAGATGTCACAATGCCTGGCTTGGGACTCTCCACGATGCAAAGCTGGCGCCCCTCAGAAGACCTTTGACCTCTACCCAGGGCTTCTGGGAAGTGGCACAAACACATGCATTTGGTCTCAGTTCCCACCTCTGGCTCCTTGCCTGACACTGAGGTATCTCAGGCCTGAAGCTTTTTTCACAAGAAGGAGTGTGGGGCCATCACAGCTACATGCGTTCCAGGGTTTAGGCCCAACGCTGTGACAGCTGAGGGCCCACGGTGTCCCGAGCCCACACTACCCGTGGCGCCCCAGCATCAGGAGCTATCCCAGCAGTTGAACAAAGtatcttttatttgtgacataCAAATACAACCAATGCAAAAgagatctttttttcctttgattccaGTGATAAgttgctaaagaaaaaaaatatatatcaaggaGTTTATCTTCAAAGTTTCCTCTAAAAAAACCATAAAGGGTTAAAAAGAACCATACACATGTCATGTGCACATTTGACATCAACAAAAATAACCTGAAATAAGAGTGGAtacaactataaagaaaaaaatcttaaaaaatattttaatgtgccccaaagaaagaacaaaaaagccTGGTAAAGGCCTGCTATGTTTCTCAAAACCAAGACCTGGGGAAATTGAGAAAGACAGATGGTTGAGAACTGAACGGGCTCAACATCAACAAGAGCAACGTGCTGACTCGGGCAGCGCCTCACCCGCCCCAGCCCCGACCTCCCGGGCAGCCCTTCCGAGGTGGCAGAGGCTGGACGGGCAGGGCACGGCACCAAGCTCCCCGGGCACCAACGGGCTCAGTGCCAGGTGTCCAATTACTGGGAAGAGACAACATACACTGAACTCACCTTATGTGGGATTTACACTGGGGGT from Rhinolophus ferrumequinum isolate MPI-CBG mRhiFer1 chromosome 11, mRhiFer1_v1.p, whole genome shotgun sequence encodes the following:
- the LOC117030626 gene encoding cytochrome c oxidase subunit 8A, mitochondrial — translated: MSVLTPMLLRGLTGPARRLMVPRSQLHSKPPREQLGTLDIAIGLTSCFLCILVPSGWVLSHLESYKKRE